acgccttgctgaagagctcggatttcccaagccaactacaggccgtccagagggcccgcgacgtcgcggagagtcaccatctccctgtcccgtcgtgggcggagccaccaacttgatcggggagccttcggttccccccaatcaagttcctcaggacactctaataaagttcttgtcgcTGTCACTGTCACCAGAGACACGAATTAGTCACTGAGTAGGTAAAATAATGGTACGAGCGTAATTAGCGCCAACAGAGTAGAAAATTAGCCACATTGCACCATAGACTGCCTTATCTCCTGATTCAGCCCACCTGGCCTCTTGGTCAAATAAAGAAAGAGTCAACCAAACGTTGACGCTAAGGAAGAGAAGGTCAACGTTATTGCGTGTGAAATCCAATACGAAAACCATAAGAAATTTGTGAATAATGAACATGTACAAGAGTCAGAAATAGACGGAAATGAAATCGATATTTATTCATTAAATCATTTAAACACCACGTACGCCGATCTTGTCTTCTTCAGCGGCGACACTTGGTTGACCCTTCTTTTCATTTAGCTAAAAGAAGAGTATTCTTGCACGTTTTGGGGCTATTTTGGGCCACGGTTGCTTCGTCTTTCAAAAGCGGATTATTCTAGTTTAACCTCGTAGTGGATGCGAATTTTCGAAGAAAGTGAATGTCACTTGAAAGTAGTTGTTTGCCCCGCGGTATTTTCAAGATATAAGCTGCCCGCTCTTTTGAGAATTCAATAAACGCTTCCTTGCGTAAGAGATCGTCAATTTTCATGGGCTTTGGAACGTCCGATGTTCTCAAAAAAGGCTAATGACCCCCGTAAAATACTTGACTGCAGTGCTCCTTTACAAAAGCGCCCCTGGAAGCTCAGAAACTTTGCGAACTAAAGCTGTACTTTGCACATATGAAAAATAAGTCGTAGTGATTGCGGCACTTCAGCGATTTGGACGGATGAAGGTGCGTTTCTCTGGTATAAAATTCTAAACACGCGCTATGGATACTGCATTCATATAAGAAGAGGCTGTTGAACCCTGGAAGTTTGCCGCAGTATAAACATACTTGACACATAGTAGGAGATGAACCTAGAGGTTAATTGGGTGAAGAGACCTTGGTGTTTAAAAAAGAGACTTGCTCTGTAGTCAATTTTTAAATGTCATTTCCCATTGAGTGACGCCACTCCACCACGCTCGCCGCTGACAGATGTTGTTAGTGGTTGATGTCCCCAATTACTGGTCATATGCACGTATCCAAGTGCTCATCGCACTTAATGCTCAAGGCATCGCTTGCGACGCTCATTATGGACTTTTGCTACGAAGGACGCGCCGTgtacgttccgccacatcaagcaCAAGTTTCTAGCAATAACAAATAATCTGCGCCAGTCAACTGACTTGCcaaatatatataatttattttattgGAAACCTCCAATTCTGCAATCCAGCGGTGACAGTCGTTTAAGCAGTGTCAGCAAGGGCGTCTTCGTCGTCGAACTCGCCCTCGTCGTCGGCCGTGGCCTCCTGGTACTGCTGGTACTCGGACACGAGATCGTTCATGTTCGATTCGGCCTCAGTGAACTCCATCTCGTCCATGCCTTCTCCGGTGTACCAGTGAAGGAAGGCCTTGCGACGGAACATGGCTGCGTTGACAAACACCAGAAGCATTAACTGCGGAACGAGAATACTACGAAATTGCTAGGTGCGCACGAAAAACACGAGCACCCTTTAATTAAGAGCACTTCAATTCGAACGGTTGGGAGAAGAAAGTTGACTGACCAGTGAACTGTTCAGAGATCCGCTTGAAGAGCTCCTGGATGGCGGTGCTGTTGCCGATGAACGTTGCTGACATCTTGAGACCGCGGGGCGGAATGTCACAGACGGCAGTCTTGACGTTGTTGGGGATCCACTCGACGAAGTAGCTCGAGTTCTTGTTCTGCACGTTGAGCATCTGCTCGTCGACCTCCTTCATGCTCATGCGACCACGGAAAATGGTGGCGACTGTGAGGTAGCGGCCGTGGCGCGGATCGCACGCAGCCATCATGTTCTTTGCGTCAAACATCTGCTGAGTGAGCTCCGGCACAGTCAACGCTCTGTACTGCTGGCTGCCTCGCGACGTCAGTGGAGCGAAGCCAGGCATGAAGAAGTGGAGGCGGGGGAAAGGCACCATGTTGACAGCCAGTTTGCGCAGATCAGCGTTCAGCTGGCCGGGAAACCTGCAAAAGTTTTCGGTTCAGGACTGGAGGGTGCGTGTGCGCGTTGCGAAACTGAGAAGAACATTTTTCAAGACGTTTCAGCGAAAAATCAACTATTATTGTGCGAATACTTATGCGCAGCATGGTAACGATGTTCCCACGGCATGAGTGACGCTTGTTTCAACAAATAATCATCTGGTCGCATTTTTTCAAACGACACACTTCGCCCTTGCATGGATTATAGGTAAAGTGGGGTAAAATTCACCACAATATAATCAAGTTGGTGCTAGTTTCTTGTTTTTATTGAAAATggtgaggaaaaagaaaacgcaataaGAACCTTCTTTGGGCCGGTGCACTTTTGACCAGAAAAAATTAGGGCACCGCAGCTGGTAGAATTATTAAATAAAATTATTCCCGGGGTAAGATGAGTCGTATAGGGAGGGCCGAAAGGAGCCAACCTCTGCAGAAATAACAAAGGTCACTATTTACAAGCCAAACACTCGTAGTATACTGCGCAGACCCCCACGCAGGATTGGTGCACTAAATCCACACAGAGCCCGGTATTGTCTCCTTCTATAATTTCTTGCAAACTAAGCATCGTCAGTACCCATTGGCGCGAGTGTCATCCAGGGTAAAAGACTTTCACGGGCTCAGGCACTGAGTGTACACTTTCTCCCTTGCTTTCTTGAGCCttcctcttcaattttcttgcctcacgatgtcttactaacaagcccaaatcactgctttacagcattTCAATTTTCTGCTTTCTTAAAGAAGGGGAGGGACTTTGTGGCTGCTGGGCAGACCAGCCAGACTTTGACAAAACCAACCTCGCTTTGTACGCCAGGTCAAACAAGGACCTCTCTATGCTCAAAATGCGGTCTACGAGCTCTCTTTCGTTTGTGTCCGAAATCACGCGTCGTTTAGTACCAAGCGTTTTCCTATAAAGCGTTTGGAATCTGCACACATCAAGTTTGCGCACACGCATCGCAGACCATCCCTTGGCACACCGAAAGCTTTCGCCACCACACGGATGCAGTGAGTTCGCTCTCGAATGACTTGCAGTGCTTCTTGCGTGTCATTTTCAACCCGCGAAGCCCTGGATGTCTTCCGCTTGTAAGTGTCAAACATCCTAGACAAGACGATAATAAATCTATAGCGTAACAAGTTAGAATGAGATCCATAAAAATAATTTTAGGTCTCTTGGGAAACTTTATGGTGCGTTTTGCCCCTCTCGCTCAGAATCCTAGTCAGAGAATTCCATCACTGTTAAACTTAAACACATCGCGCTTATATTTTGCCTGAGCGTAGTTAACGAAGGGAAGAAATAAAACAACATCTTAACATGCCGCGTCAGAGTATCAAGGCTGCGGTGTGCACACTCCAAAAAACGACTAAGCTTATTTTTGCCTTTTTAAAGCGGGCTGTTAACTCGCAAGCTCtcagttcgttttttttttttttctccggcgTCCTTAGGCCACTCACATCAGTTTTGAACTAAGCAAGGTGGACAAGTAGCGACATATTTAGGTTAAATATCAAACCACTAAGATTTTCCAGCTTgaagatattgcgcgacaaactCAAAATGACACTCCGCATTTCCTTCTCACTCGGTATGACAGGATTTTGTAACCTCCACTACTCTCTGAATGCACCAGGTTGTCTCACCTGTCTCGCACGTACTGATGTGACTGGGGTCAACCACGAACCCTGCGAAAAGCAAACAGCTTCAAATTACCTAAGACACGTGGTGACTCCGGACATTGTGACAGAAACCAGATGGTTGAGATCTCCGTAGGTGGGAGTGGTGAGTTTGAGTGTTCGGAAGCAGATGTCATACAGGGCCTCGTTATCGATGCAGTAGGTCTCGTCGGTGTTCTCCACCAGCTGGTGCACAGACAGGGTGGCATTGTACGGCTCGACGACGGTGTCGGATACCTGCATTGTATGCAGTTGTGATTGCTTATCTTTCGGCGCAATAATAAAATAACTCATAAAATCCTTACCATATCCAGTTTATCGCAAGTTTTTGCTTGTTTACGTGCTTCATTTCACCCTCTTTTTATTAGGGTTCTATCGTACGCGCGCGTACGCTTGTAGACTTCTTTGCAATTGCTTTCACCGTTTATGTGCAATGTATATGCCGCCATTCAACTGTGAGCACGTTGCTGGTTACGTGGCAGTGCTACGGAGGTACGTACATGTGCTCTAAGATATTGCGAAAGGATGTGCACATGCACATAAAGCTTTTATCAGCATGGACACTTTGAAGGAAATTTGATTCGTACCTGCTTGAAGTTTGCTACTCGCGGTTTTCCTTAGAAATGTATTGCTGTCTTGTTCAGGTGTACGGGACGCCGGAAGGCAACTGAAGTAGCATGTATTTGCAGCCATGGACGCTCGCACGGTCCTACGCACCTTTGGGGAAGGCATGACGCTGAATGTGTTCATGATGCGGTCCGGGTATTCCTCCCGGATCTTGGAGATGAGCAGTGTGCCCATGCCGGAACCCGTGCCACCGCCCAGCGAGTGTGCCAGCTGGAATCCCTGCAGGCAGTCGCAGCTTTCGGCCTCTTTGCGTACCACGTCCAGGACGGAGTCCACAAGCTCGGCACCCTCTGTGTAGTGGCCCTTGGCCCAATTGTTGCCCGCACCGCTCTGACCTGCGAGCATCGGGTCGTAAGTTCCAGACCGTTTGCAGACTTGGCACAGAAGACGTCCATACCGAGCTGTACCCTAAATAAGTGCCCATCAAGTGTGCGAGCAGAGCTTCTGCGCCAGTGGTCACTGGCCTAACGGCGCATATCGACCGTTTCTCAAATCTCAAGTCTTACCAAACACTTGGTGATCGGGAGTTCCAAGAACGATAGTGCTGTCGTATATCGTGAATTAAGTGCAGTGCGTCCGGAAAATTTTGTAATGTCTATCAGAATATCTTTAAGGACGCAATATGACATAATTCGCCAACGGTGAATTCCTTGTGGATCTCCAGAAGAGTACATCTGATAAGACGTACACGTAGAGGGGAGAAGGTGAAAATTTGCTGCCAGGAAGGCGTAGAAATCGTGCATGAGTCAGCTTGCTCCTTCTATACTCATGCACTTGTGGAAGTGGGAAGTGGCGAAGGAGGAACAACAAAACAGATAAGGACAGATCAAAGGGATGCGTCTGCTACACAGCTCAAAGGCAGTTTCCACGCCAACGTCGGACGAAGAGTTTAGAAAAGTCTCCACTGCTTCTCTCTCAATGTTAGGGTGACGCCACTGACCAAATACAAAACTGCGACGTGCCAGCAGACGGTGACGGGCGATACGTGTCCTTCTCATTTCCGACATACATCCGAGAATTTGCTGAATACTATCTGTCCCAACTGGTCAGCAGACTGCTGGTCTTTGTTTTTCACTCTGCACTGTAGTGGGAATCAAAGGTTAGGCAACATGCCTCAGCCATATAGACCGAGTCCTTTCTTTCGGTTGACCAAGTCGCTATCTTTTTTTGAGTTGCCTGTTTGAGAAAATTCTGGAACAAGAGAAGTCAAGACAAGAACCATAAAGACCGACTTGACTCATGGTACTTCTAGTTGAGAGAGACTAGCACGCCGCATTGCTCCCACTATGGCGCACCTGTGCACGTGCGCTCTACCGATACGCCCAACCGAAGGCGGTAGGGTTTTAATAATTCCTACCGTCGTTTGCCAATGTGATACAAAACCACCAACATGCAGAGATTGAAAAGAACTATTTACCAAATATAAAGTTATCGGGCCTGAACAGTTGTCCGAAGGGTCCTGATCTGACGGAGTCCATGGTTCCTGGCTCCAAGTCCAGTAGGATGGCACGGGGCACATACTTGCCGcctgaaacaaagaaaaagaaaacaatatttcaCTCAACCACCCATCCACTACAACTGCAGACCTTATTTACGCATGGTCTTGGAACCTCGCCGATATCTCTGTGTATGAGATGCATGCACAGAAAATGTCCACCATCGAAGCAAGTCGGTCATATTTGTCCGGAAAAATATGCGTGCAGTGGAGAGCGCGCACGCTTTAGTAGAAAGTGTATACATTGTCACTAGTCATGGGTCTTGAGTTTCATGTTAATTAAGCACAACGTTAATGAGCTTTTCTAACTGTTTGCGGCTTTAGCTGTGGCACTGTCTATCCAGTGGACATATGGTAGCACTTGCTAGCACACGATGTGCCTGAACACGCCGATATATAGTTAGGTTTTCTGAACCAAAAATAACACCTGTGTGTTACAGCGTGCGCTGTCTGATTTTTTCAAAAAGTAATACAGTATTGTAAGAAGGCTGCCAAAACCGCACCATGACAACGCAGCGCAAATGATGGAATCGACGCTAGAAAAGTCCTTATATATTTCTGCAACGGGGGAAGCGAGCGTATTATCACCAATAGTTTTTAGAGAACTAAGCAAACATGTAGAGCTAGAAAGCAAGCGAACGCACACACTTTGACATTTTTAGGGGAGGAAAGGTTCAAAAAATGCGATTTCATATTCCTTGAAATTCTATCACATGACAGCATTGATGcggcaagaaaagaagaaagaataaaaaaagaggggggggggcagcgggGACGCGGGTGATAGGTCCATTTGCTCCTGCACTAGGCGTTCCTAATCTCGTCTTTGATAAGCATATACCTAGCTACACTGCTGAAATCggcaccacttctctctctctctctctctctcacacacacatttTCACTGTTTCTGCTACTTTTTGTGTATACTCACTTCATACTGAAAAACACCAACCACGTTGCCCAAACGTGAACTATAGACATCAACAAGTTTTCCATAAGCACTATAAACAATGCTCGAGCAGCGCTATCTACACCTAAGGTATGTCAGGAACGTTACACATAGAGAGTCCGTAACGATGACGACATAAGCATATCGTACTGGACAAAAGTACAACCTCGCTATTTCAGAAATAATCGCTTCAAATTATTATATGTTTCAAACTATCCGCGTCAAACGCATATAGTCGAGCATTCTATAAACTGCTCGACACGCAAAACAAAATGTTACTATCCTCGAGCTGTACACGCGACTTCCTATTTTCGTCATTTTCCCCCCTCTTGATTTTAATTGTTCGGAATCAATGTAGTTCGACGCTATTGCTTGCCTGTGTGAAGAAaggcgacgtttctttcttttctttttcggtggATAAGTATATCGGACTCTTGGTTCAGACTTTATTATCGAAAACAAAAAACAGGAAGAAGTATAAGAAGCTCTCGAAGTAGCAAACTTAACCTCTCCTACGGGCACGAGCGCGAGGCAACACCGCGCCGCTGTACGAGTGGTACAGTTATGAGCCGCATAGCTGTAAACAATGGGAGCTAACGCGCTTGGTTCTGCCTTTCGACCCAGTGACACACTTCTACGAGCCGAGAGGAGAGGAGTGGCGGCGTCCACTGGCCGCGCTGGCCGGCAGCAGCAGCTGCGTCACGCGCGTTCCAAAACGCGCCTCCTCGACTGCATGCgcgcagaaaacaaagataagcGCGGCTACCGCGCTGGCTGCACGTTGGACGGCGCCGGACAGCGCGAGGCAAACCTGTTTCCTCTTTAAGCCCCTGGCCCGCGCAGAGAAGTGACCGGATCGGCCCACATCGGAAAGAGGCGACACGCGGGGCCAGGGCACGCCACCGAGCCAGCACGGGAGGACAGGCGGCGTCCTTTTATGGCGACGACAGCCCGCACTACTGGGTCGAACGCCTCCGCTCGCGGTCCACGCACGCGCAGACTCCCACACGCGCCCTCGTACCAATGGGGCGGGGAACGAGCCAGACGGCGTGCGGTCACCTCTCCGTGGAAGGACGCACCAACGGAGAGCCGACAACGCTGCAGGCAGCCCGCGACAGATGCGCGTCGCTTCTTCCCGTACGACACGAAGCAACTCAAAATTAGAGACGCGTTAACGTCTGGTTAGAACATGCAGAAGCGCCCAGCTCTCTGTGGCCGCATGGACGCATACACACAACTgatatttacactgctagagaaCGAAGCGCTCAGAAGGGTTCAGCACGTACAGATCCGCAATCGTCAAACTCTTTTCGATGCTGTGTGCGCCACACTAGGGTCCGCAGCGCGCCTTGAAACGTCACCATGCAACACGTTCTTTACGCACGACCTCAGAACGAGGGAGAATCCGTGCTACGGATTCAATCAGGTAGTGGCAGGAGCAAACCATTATTTTTTCAAAACAATGCATCTGCCGAAAGTGCGCGAGGGCGTCTGCAGGGGGCACTCGCTGCAGTGGCTTTcgacccagcggtcgatttaggcaccactggcctccttgaagcccttgggttcagagggagcagtggtaaagcaaacatgtccgcaatagacattagtaagaggcgactggaagattggtggaagaaaagtagggaaacgacaaaagacggagacgtacaaaagcacagttcgcaataggggatcagaaaatttgggcgtggtagtccatagtgtttttttgttttgttttttttcattgtttaacctaggtagaatattaggcagtatagtagcaagagcttggtggcgcaacccaccgccccgttccaaaggggacgctcataacatccatccatccattgtggTTGTAGCGTTCTGCTGCGTGACATATATATGCAGGTAGTGGGTTCGATTCCTGGCGTCGATGGACACATTACGGTGGGGGCGgacattagaagaaaaaaaaaagaaacactgttgtGTGTTTTAAATGTTTCAGATGCAAGTACTTAAGAACCCCTTTCGATAAAGGCGgatctacaaaaaaaaagagaataaaacgtctttgtacttagatttacttTAACCTCGTCAATAGATAAATATAATTCAATCATTCAATCTGAAAATTACAATGCGAACAAACTTTTGGAAGAGCGGAGGGGGCGCCTATGTATCTTTATATCCCCGCCACATCAATGCGCTGCTGTACCTTCGTTTATGGCACTGCCGTCGCTGTGCGCACGTACTAATGGGACGGCGCCTGAAAGTACGGCACTGAACCCGCTCCCCGTGACCGTCGACAGAAGAAGACACCATCGGTGAGACAGCGGATGGCGCAAGGTTCAAGCGAAGAACAGCTTTAATGAAAGCTTGGTCGAGAGAGGCTGCGCAAATGGGCATCGGCGCCACATAGACATCGAGTTCACGGACGACAAAGCTCGGAAGTGGCGCGCACGTTCTCAAGCCCCTTTACTTCCTTACGGTCTCGCAAACTGACACTGaaagccacaaaagaaaaaagaaaacgcgtcaATGAACCTGATCTTCTTTGGAACGGTtgtaagaaagaaatgaagaggaGAGAAAATACCGGTCCGTGAACTCTGAAATTTTCCGGTGCTGGTTTGACGGCTGGGCACTCGCCAGCGTAATGGACGAACGAGACTGCGTGAACTTGGCCCACTCGGCGGCAAGCACAAAGGAGGGCGGCCGGTGCGGAACAGGATGCGCACGTCATTACGCCTGGTCGTTACACCCGCGGCCCGGGTTACGTGCTGACTCGGCTGCTTCGGCCAGTTGCTTTTACTGTTGCTGTTGTGGGAGGCGGGAGCCTTCGTGTCGCATGGACTTCGCGGAGgataagaaaggaagaaaatgtcGCTTCAGACAGCACGCGCCTTTGTGGCCTATTTGTTGTCTTTTTTAAGGGGTCCTTAGCAGTGCGTTCACCGCAAGTGTAAGCACCGTATGGGCGGCTTGCACGGAAAGACCGCCTAATGGTAAACGGAGTCGAGCCAATTTGGGCAATTAGGAAGAACAACTGTGCATATCAATTACGCCTACGCGCAACGTGGTTACTCTCTTGCAACCTGCATGAAAgctgaaaaagtttttttttttttgggggggggggacaagcGATTGTATGTAACACCGTCTCTctgtcttgtttttcttttttttttgcatccaagGGCCTCCAGACCGTGGCCTGGATTTTTtctcggggggaggggggggcacgCGTTTGAcctgggagggagggagggaggggcagGCGAGCGTATCCGCACGTCGTTTCATGCAAGGTATCCTAGTATGTAAAGATTGTGCAGGGGAGCACGTGCCCAATGTGCAGCACCCCCCCTCTACCACCGGCTAACCCCCTGCCCCCGAACGCTAAACACGAACTTCTACGCCTTCCCCATCTTTGCAGAACGGAAGAGACCGAAACGAAAAAGAAGGTAAGGGCGCGAATGTGGCACCTCTACCCTCTAGCGTCGCCGCTGTCGACAATCAAGCCTCTTTCGCGGTAACGTATTGGAAAGAGTACTGCATCACTTATAGCCCCGAAGGAACTGAGACAGGAGTTGCTATTGGATGTCGAACACGGCAGGGAAAGCAGCTCGAGCGGCGGCACGGAGCAGCTCATGTAAAGCGACAGGGCGAGCGAGAGACTATGAAGAGGTGGGGTGAGATGGCTAGCAATAGTTTACCGTGCGAACCACTGGTTTTAACTTGCATTTTTTTACGTACGAAATGGATTTAGCGTGAGCTGTACGGATTATTTTCACCAATTCTAACTTTTGAAATCTTGCCCCGTAGTATTGGTCTTGCCTCGGGAAAACAATCTTGCCAGCGGGAGTTTCTCGAATATTTACTTTGCCTTCCCTAGAACAAACAGCAGTGCCGCCACATCTTCGTGATGTCACAGTGTCCAGCTTGTCTAAAGTCGTCGTATCACGTGACTGCAAGGGTGCGAGCTTGTAACGGTTCGGAAAGCGAACCGTTACAAGTTTGCCGCCTGCAGCTCGCTGCTGCCATGGTACGCCGCGCCGTCGAATACGACATGCAGCGCGACGGTAAGATGGCTGTGGCACTGCGCCAACTGGTGGAACCTGTTGTAACAACACTGCAGCTATGAGGGACTTGTTGGTAGCAATTTATTGGTACGACTAGTCGTATACGCGATGTCTTCTGATTTAGCCTTTTTTCTATTGAACAGGAATCGCACGTGGTGTCATGAcgttcgatatatatatatatatatatatatatatatatatatatatatatatatatatatatatatatatatatatatatatatatatatatatagagagagagagagagagagagagagagagagaatgtgcagaaaccatcgacgattaTTGTCTCTGTAAGTGAATAGTACGAACGAACGAGAGAGCGAGCAGTTTTCGTACCGAATCCGACCATCGACCGACCACCGGCCAACCACAAGAAGAAAGCCCGAATGAGCCAAAGAAAGCGAGCGGAAATTTCATCGTGTTATCGAAGCGCTGTCCGAATGCGCCTGATACACGTAAGTCGACAGAAATTAGTTTAAATGGATATGCAAGACGATGTTACTATTACATATATGACGCATACGGCACATCAGTTGCCGAAAAGTATTCCGCCTTGTTGAGTGCGTTGCTTGAGAACGCGTGCTGAGCAAACGCACAGATGTAGGGGTATATGGCGCA
This Dermacentor albipictus isolate Rhodes 1998 colony chromosome 1, USDA_Dalb.pri_finalv2, whole genome shotgun sequence DNA region includes the following protein-coding sequences:
- the LOC139054142 gene encoding tubulin beta-4B chain-like; this translates as MREIVHIQAGQCGNQIGAKFWEVISDEHGIDPTGSYHGDSDLQLERINVYYNEASGGKYVPRAILLDLEPGTMDSVRSGPFGQLFRPDNFIFGQSGAGNNWAKGHYTEGAELVDSVLDVVRKEAESCDCLQGFQLAHSLGGGTGSGMGTLLISKIREEYPDRIMNTFSVMPSPKVSDTVVEPYNATLSVHQLVENTDETYCIDNEALYDICFRTLKLTTPTYGDLNHLVSVTMSGVTTCLRFPGQLNADLRKLAVNMVPFPRLHFFMPGFAPLTSRGSQQYRALTVPELTQQMFDAKNMMAACDPRHGRYLTVATIFRGRMSMKEVDEQMLNVQNKNSSYFVEWIPNNVKTAVCDIPPRGLKMSATFIGNSTAIQELFKRISEQFTAMFRRKAFLHWYTGEGMDEMEFTEAESNMNDLVSEYQQYQEATADDEGEFDDEDALADTA